In Polyodon spathula isolate WHYD16114869_AA chromosome 23, ASM1765450v1, whole genome shotgun sequence, the DNA window ATTCACTGGCTTTTTTGGCTGTTATGGTATTCATTGGCTTTAGCTAAAATGCATACAGTTTCTTAATGAGTGGAGAGGAAAACAGAATCATGAAATAAGTGAGTGCATAGAAATTTCCATTCGCTGATCTTAATACGATTTCAGTTTAAGTAACATATTATTTAATGTCATTAAATTGCCAGTGGTttacaaatatattacaaaacaataaaggaATTTAAAAGGAATTCAATTTATGGTAAACAGCAAATGTTTAACTATTTGAGTCAGAAACATCTGGCATTTTATCATCTAATTAAATTCATGCAAACACCTTCATGTGTACGGTTTCGTTGAttgtaaaaaaatacttttaaaacctgGCTTGCTTATATTGATCCCATGCAGCGATTGCACATCTGGATTAAGTCAGTTCACCACATAATCTTGGTTATAAACCGAGATACTATACCAAGATGTTAAGTTTGACATGAATCAGCTCAACATGCATTTCAGTACCTAGTGAGCAGGTACTAAAGAAACCGGGCATTCCAAGATTAATTCTTTTAAAATCAAGAAttttccagaggaaaaaaaaagaaccgtACTGTGCATTTTAAGTGACTCCTTTGACGCGTAGAATAATCAGGAATTTAGAAGCCTTTGTGAAACGAATTACATATACAACACCGCAATAAAGCAGGTCATATGTGCCTGTtattctgaaaatacattttataggaCAGCAGTTTACAGTCCCCTTACTGGGTTTTTCTCCCCCAAACAGGACAATGTGTATATAGTTGTTTCACACCATGAGTACAAATTAATGAGCAAACCAGTCAAACCATTAACTGTGCTGAAAGTCACACACTGACATGCCTCCTTATGAGCAAGAAATAAGCGCTCCTGGCTATAAGTACTGCTCTGGTGCCCATTCAAAAAGTATATTAGCTTTGGCTTGTGTTAAAGATATTATATGTGATTGCATGTGTAcctacagtgccttttaaaaacaagcacttgATGTTTTTTGGGTTGCCTAGATTATACAGTGTACATATTGGAAGCTGGTTTATATTCTGTTGATAAACAATACCTCAGTCAGAGCAGCATGTTATTTGTGTAATACTTATTTGGATTGGCAGAAACCCTGTGAATTCTTTATTGAAGCCACTGTTGGTATTTGCAAACATAACACAAGATATTTCATTGCAAAATACCAGTGACATTACTGCTGCAATCCTCACCTTCCTAACATACTAATTTTTTCCATCTCTCTTTGTGAAACAAATACTGAATTGTGCCATGTGCGTTTCATTTACCGTGGCAAAAGCGATGTTGTAGAAAACCAAGCCCAAGGCTGTACAACATCCTTCATTAAACTTGTCCTGTACAACTGCCCTACTGTACATCTAACTACAGTATAGTGTATTTACTGTGCAGGTCTGTTAGAATATATAGTGATTCCAGTAAAAGGAGAACTAATTGATTGGCCAGTTTTAGTGTTTACTGTACCTACTGCTGCATATTTACCTCTTTTGTAACATTAACGAGATCCTTTTAGCTGTCATGTAAAGCATGACTGTGGGTTTTTAGTTTTGCGGGCAGTTGCATGTGATGCTGATGACCAGATAATGGGGTTGACAACTCTTTTTTGGTGAGAATGTGCTAAGCAGTTTTTATATCGTGTTTATGCACAGTAAAAGGGCTTAGTAAACTCTAGATTAAGTATGACACTgtccatattaaaaaaacaattcccaGCCTATCAGAGAGTGGCTTTTCCCGCGCAATTTACAGTCGAGAGTTGTTGCGATATTTAGGCATGCATTCTACAAGAGTACATTTAAATACTGCCGAGGTATGACTTAAACTCAAGTGAACACGTCATTGCTATCAAAATGAAGGTAATGTAAGTAAACACACTTTTTGATGCTTGATGTACctgaaaatatacagtaaatcataTTCCTGATGTGGAAATGTCATGCTCTACTGTAAGCGGAGTGCTTTTCAGAGCTATTCTATGTCTGGAAGGTGTTGAGAAAGAGAAGTTTGAAATAGGAACTAACTGCGATGTTTATCTGCTGTGGTAGACAGAAATATTAAGCTACTGCCCAAGTAATTTCTTTTACATTCGGGAACGACAGTGTTTCTTTTGATCGTTATTTTTCAGCCCACAATAGTTATTTGTGAAGAATGTTATTTCAGCTGCAAAGCTCTACGACAAACCATACATGGATGTATATTACAGtgttaaaagaataaaacaaaggCGATTTTTAAAGGACCGATAGCTGTTTAAGATTTGATTTAAGACAGCAGTGCCATAAAAGCACTACTATATAGGAACAACTTCTTACCAGAGTGCAGGTCATGCGTAATTGAAGATGGCGTAAGCACCAATGTGTACATCACACTTTTGGCTATTCTTAAAAACCACTTCTGTTTCCGTTCTGGTGTGATGAGCATTCCTTACCATAAGTTCTTGAGTGTATCTGGTGGCAGCCTCGGGTCGGTGTAACCTGTTGATGCGTGAGTTCTGGCAACTTGCCCAAAATTAGACTAAACATTGCATTGGCATCTGATACATGGAAGATGTTATTCTATGTACTGTTATAGTAGATCAAGATGATCTGCTTTTTACAGTACTGATATATTTGAATCCTTGACAAAGAGTATAACGTACATGCTTTGCATAATGTTGGTGGGGTGTTATGTATGAACTGCGATTGATCTCATATTGTACAGTAATCCCTATTATAAAAGAAAGCTTGGGATACTTTGGTAGGGATACATTTCTAAACAACTGTTTAATatggaaatataatttaaattactGTGTGGTTTCAGTCATAAAATTTGTAAGTACAGTTTTGGTTTAAATTTCAATGCACCTTCAAAACCAGTTAATGTTTTGAAGCATGTGAAcctttaatttatattttccaaaCCCAGACTTGCTATCACCTGGCTTGTGTGCCAGAATGagagagaaacatttacaatgcaaGATTGAGCTTTGGTGTGTCTTTGTAACTCGGAGACATACTTCACGCACACTGTCAGTGATTATCATGTTGAAATACAAAAGTGTAAAACCAAGAAACATGTTTAGCTGTGTTTTATgataatatagttttgtttttgttgtgtatatagTTGTTTAGccccaattgatttttttttttttttacacaggtaACACTAAGAATAACATTCTCGTTTAAGCCACTCCTCTATTTTCCAATAATTGTGCTCATACATAACAGCAAATGGAATAAACAACATGTGAAAAAACAAGTTTCGCTTTACCTGTTCCTAGCAAAGTATAGGTGGTACGCATCATTATATAGAAGTAAAACTGAAAGTCTAAAGaaccaaaaaaatacacattgaaattaataattgtaattttCTGATATTATTACTAGAAAATTAGTACTGGTAGTTCACTTGTTCTGGCGCAAGTGTCTTCTCCTTTTAAAGTTGACCAGTGATTCTGACGTTTTGTTTACTTAACTCTTACAGTGACATTGATTTTTAAGTGAACTGGGCCTAAACCCTTGTTAACAAACACATAGGAATGACAAAAGAACCAACAACAGTTCAGAATCTTTGGTGCAATACAAATCATGCTTCGCTTTCCTAGTGACAGTATAAATTGCTACAGTAATCTGCTTGCAATATTTTAACTGGACCAGCAAACAGAATACTGTATAGAAGTCTTTGGCAGAATTCTTGTGCAGCTGTTCTTTTAGTACAGTGTACATGGAAATTTTTGATTGAATGGCACTTTCATTCATAAAGGCAACTTTCAGTCTACAATTAATGCAACTAGTtatgttttaactgttttgatttagtttcttttttcacataAGAAATGGTGATTATGTTCTTTACAATGAGTTGTTTCAAAgttgtctggaagttgccttgGATTCATGACACTTTTGTATGTTttggacttgtgtgtgtgtgtgtgtgtgtatcttctTCAGCTgtatagaaagaaaagtaaacacagtgcaataAACTTGTTACTTTTCAAAAATTCTGTGGATGAGGTCAAGGTTgtgtcagaatagaatgttcattccaagaggttcccAAGCTGATGGTTACTTAATCTTCTGTGGTTTGAGAACAACGCTGGAGTAAGACCTGACGCAAGAAAATGCAGTGCGGGAAATTCTTCTTGTGTCGATGTAATTGTTTTCAAGGCGCAGCGCCACTATTTTTGAATCATCAGTATTGAAGGCGTCACATATGGAATGCTCTTCAAAATTCCTGCGGGAAAAAATAAGAAAGGATTACTTTACAGTCATTCACTTCAGAGTTGTTAAAATATCTCTACGGAAGTACTATTTTTATAAATCATAATCATTGTTAATCTGTGTTCCTAGTAGACAATTCCAGtgcaggtttttgttccaatcaATCCCTAAAAGTGAATTCcctgttacattaaaatacagtgcactgGACTATGAACAGAGGTGtatgttaaaacaaacataaatggtAGTCTCTCAAGGTCTTTATAAACACTGGTTtcgtttattttgtttcagttatGTTTTATAGGTGTTTATCAGAAACCCCTAAGTTATAATACCAGTCCGCTCAAAACTCTTTCTAAAGGCTTTCTTTCCTGAATACCTTATTTTGTTATCGTTCAGTCTCAGGAAGCGCAGCGATTTCATCTTGTTGATTCCAAGTGGCACAGCTGTCAGCTCGTTGTGATCCAGAAACAGTTCTATGAGTGAGTGGAAGGCTCCAAAGAAAGACACTGGGTCTATCCCATCGTTACTCAGCTTATTGAAGGAGAGGTACAGGTACTCAATCCCTGGCTCCATGTGGGCAAACACAAACCCTGGGATCCTCTCAATCGGATTCCCCACCAGGACCAGATGCAGCAGAGATTTGGGCAGGAAGGAAGGCACATGGAACAGCTGGTTGTGAGAGAGATCGATGGATTCCAAGTTCctttaatgaaagaaaaatgaacGTATTTTAGTGCATGCAGTTACCATATAATGTACTGCAGTTAAAGGAAGTAGATGGAAAAGCAGCTTGAAGTCtgtttaaggtgtgtgtgtgcacgtgtgtgtaatatatatatatatatatatatatatatatatatatatatatatatatatatatatatatatatatatatatatatatatacacaacgtGATTGCACTAATGTGGTTgtctttttataataaatattcatctgtattttgttatttttttaataaaatgcagcacTCTTTTAGACTATTAGGAAAGGTAAatgataataattaatataatatatataatttccaacGCTCCCATCAAAGTGAGGGTCAGTTTTGAAAGACAGAAGAAAAATATTGATTCTTATAAGAATgttgttaattaatttattgcGACAGTATCCGGTTGGAAGAACTGCTGGATGTTTGGATTTCAGCCAGTCTAAACACCATGGTGCTGCTACCAGTTACTGTGGAGGATTGACAGGCTGCAGGAATTTAAAATGTAGAAGCTGACCAGCAGTTGTGGTAGCTTTTGGTTACAGTTAATGTTATGTCTTTGTCATTTTCATTAGTAGCTGGTGACAGAAAGGCttacttcagaaaaaaataaattttactgATTTTCAGGACCTTTTAGGAAAGACAGTGAGTGTTCATGAAGCTACATATACATAAATCagcagtgtatatgtgtgtgtgtgtgtatatattctaTCCCTACAATAGCATATGTTATGttactgtaattgtaataaatattgCTTAATGGATACTACAGTGTAACTACATGTAGTTAATCTACCCATGTTTGAAAAGTGTATCCCGAGTGTTTTCATGGTTTCTGCATAATACTACATATGAGTTCCAAGCTCCTAATCGTTTTGACATGCAGAAAATAGGCAGACATTCAAGAATGAGAGTTTAGCCATTTGGTTTCCTCCAAATAAATCAAAGCCAACATCAAAGAATGACAATGTTAGGTTTAGAGATCAAAGAgggaaaattatatttaataataagcAATCTAACGAGCTATGCCAAGAAAAGAACTGCTTACTCATGATTGATCCAGGCCTGAGGTGCTAGCCTTGACTCGTCTAGTTTGTTGTGCCTTAGTGAGATGATATTTAGCTTTCTGCTGTTATTGAAGGCAGCTTCTGATATTTCTTCTATCAGATTGTTTTCAAGGTAAAGctcctgcaaaaaacaaacaaacaggaaagttAATACAGTAAAGCCTTGATTGTCCGAACTCTGGTTATCTGAACCCCTCTTGATAACCTGTCTGTGCagtgctcttctgccctgttgtCATAGAAAACATGTAATTCAGCCCTCAATTACAATTTACAGAGCAGTGCAGGACTGTGCGTTCTGTATATGAAGGTGAAGGggttatattatatgtatttgttagACGGTGTCTTGATCAGGCAAGTCATATACATAATCAGTTCTATTATCTGAACACCCCCTGGTCTCAGTTAGTTCAGAAACagaggttttactgtaataaatagTGTTATATTAATAACCTTAACCTTTTTATAAGTGTGTAAATTCTACGTTTATAGtttactgaatatttttttgcaaaaacctGCTGTACATACGTTTTATGTATGTCTGAGAAATGTCACTGGTAAGTAACACTGCAGCGATCCTATGGTTTACCACGGCTAACGTTAGCTGTGTGCTTTTATAAACGTTCATTAGTGgtaacatttcagtttgaatAACCTGTGTGGGTATAACTCAGCACTGTCCTGGCTGTTAAACGTTTATCAATTTGCACCAGGTTTTGATTTTACCGTCGCTGGTGCACACAGGTCAGATAAGACTGCTGTTGAAAACGTACCTTTCAAGCACCCCGTTGTTTGCGATTTATCCATCGAGTTTGTCTTGTCAGTGTCCTGCTGTGCTCCTCATATCTTACCTCTAACAACTCAGGGAGTCCCTGAGGGACTGTCCGGAAGTGGTTTCTACCAAGCCTCAAGTAAGTAAGGCGCGTCAGTGGCTTGAAAGCTGAGGGATTGACGGTTCCTTCACTGAGAATATTTCCTTCCAGCTCCAGGGTAACAAGGTtgttcaaatctgtttttaaaaaaagaaaaaaaaaaaaaaacatggattttttgtttgctttttcatttaaGATCAGTAACATTATTGCTTTGAAAACATTTcacattcattttagttttttaaataaagaattttCATGAGAAAATACCTTGGAAATTATCTTCGTCTATGATCTGGAGGACATTCTCGTTTATTTTGAGCTCTTCCAGTGTGGGAGGCAGCGCCTGAGGGATTTGTGCAAGCATGTTTGCATCCATGTAGAGACGTGTTAACCTTTTAaggttctttttaaaaaaaaaaaaaaaaaaaaaaatcaacattgcaGTAGATTGTTCCTGCTATATCTGCATACATAATTGTAGTCTAAGTGAGTAACATATTGcagttttacaatatttgttaAGTTATAACCATACGCATTGAAAATGCTGTCTAGTTTTTAGCATTGCATCAGTAGAAATTCCGAGCTGTTTCTGACCGTTTGATAGGCTAATAAATTGAGTGCTTTGAAGTCACTATAGTCCTATCATGCTTCTCTTTgaagcctgtttgtttttgtctcttcTGATTTGGCCCTATTAAAAGGTTTGCAGATGTTTTCAAGTTTAAACAACAAAGCCAGCAGCAACTGTAGAAGGtagattaagttttttttttaaattattttgtattttctactgttctgttttttttgttatttggtactttttaaaagctgctagaAGTATAGCAGAGCCACAATTCAAATGTAATGCTAGGGTAAATTCCAAAAGCCACTTAGACTGGGCAGCAAAGCAGAGCACAgctaatttgtttgtttgctttttcatgAAACCTAAGCACTGTACTTTGGACTATTCATTTTCAAACAAAGCACATGCATTGGTTATTGTAAAAGTAATCTGCAGATAATTATAGTTTAACTGTAGCCATTGTGGTGATATGCACACATGTTATTTAATGGTACTGTTGCAGTATGCAATGGTTGGCTTTAGTGTGAGACCAGTTGCTTAAGACAGGATGAAGCTTAGTTGTTTGTAAGCTCAAAGACTGGCATTTACAATACGTTGATCAGCGGTGCTTCACATTTGAAGAGCTTGTCCTTTCTTGTAATCACACAGACTGTAGCAGGTTTTGCATCATGCATTAGCAGTGGACATTTATACTGATACTAAAAAATATGTTAAACCCAACACAGGcagttaaacaaacacacacaagtgaACCAACCAACCCTTGTGTTGTATTTCTGCAATATCtgactcttatttttttttttttgttccataaCATTTCTTCCAACAGTTCTCATTTGCCATGACGGTTCGTTCATTTTGGCATgtgggtattttttttatgttttgaaatgcTATGGCATAGTAAAAGTCTTTTCTgctcttattatatatttaaatattattgtaaaaCTGTAGTTGAAAAAGTCagtctgcaataaataaataaaaaatcccatGATTTAGTATAGTTTGTATGATGCAGTTTGGTATTGTTTTCCTCAATACGATGTATACTAAGTTAGTAATGGGTATTTCTATGAATTCAACGAGGGAGTAAGCAGACACTAAATTTCACTGCTTACTGTGAAGGCTTGTGGATCAATGCCAGCAGACGTGATCTTGTTTTTTCCAAGGTCAATCCGTTCCAGGTTAGGAATCCCATTGAATGCTGCTGCAGGAATCGTAGTGATGGAGTTCCCTGGAAGACGCATAGATTGCTGTTACAATTACTCTGAGAAAATAGATGTTATTTTAATCAATAACATGCTATATATGAAACAATATAATTTAATCAACTACAAAGCCTATTATATGAGGATCTAGGACCATGCAGAGTTAAGCCGATACAAATAGGaaaaaaagtttaactttttCCAGTAGGTTCTCGTGATCTACTGTAGCTGGAGGAACCGATTTAACAGTATTGAAAGGATCATCTAGTATGGATTCAACCCCAGCTCCTTagcctttaaaacaaacatttaatcaatGAGCTAAAGGAACTACTACCTCAGCagggattatttttattaaaccatGTGCAAGACATCAACCAATCACAGGTTATGGATTTGTCAAAATTCAAGCGCATCTCAAGCTTTGTACAGATGTCAAAGTATCAATTCAAATAAACCACTGGTTGTTCAGTTTGATACACAGGTTAAATTGGACCCATATTTCACCCATTTTTCTATTATTTGGAGAGGGTGCATTTTAGTTGGCTAGTTTTCCTAGCTAAAATCATAAGAGTACATTGTTATGACGatttaatgtacacatttttcCATAGAAATTTAAAGAAGATGTTTCCATTCTGAACACCTTTCCAGCACTAAAAGAAGCATGGGACAGCGTTACAGTCATGAAGTAGTTTTCCACTTGTAACCTTCctgcatctgtttttattttaagtttctgaGCGCTAAATGTGTTGGCTAATCTAGCGTGACTTAATTAGGTGTGGCTTGCAGGAAGAGTCTATAAAATGATCTTTTTTCTGTTGCTGTGCCAATTTGAAATGGAATAGGTTAAAAAGAGATCAGCGCCAAgcaaatgtaatataaatacaggacAAATAAGAGAAAttgtaaaaagtgtgtgtgtttaaatatatatatatatatgtgtgtgtgtgtgtgtgtgtatatgtatatatatatatatatatatatatatatatacaacacacacacacacacacctacctcgGGGCAGTGGCAAGTTCACACAAATGCTGCTTGCTCCTTAGACAATGAAGGGATTTTCGGGTGGGTACAACTTAAAGGTATTATTTTTTCACTCTTATCAGGACCTGTTTTGAATGTGCTTACCTTCAAGATTGAGGTTCTTGAGCTGTGGGTCTACCAGTGGAGGTATGCTGGTGAGTTTGGCATTACTGCAGCTGAGTGTGATGTCAGAGATAACGCAGCCAGGAGGGAGGGACGGGGTGCCTTCTGGAGCAGCAGGATGAGGAGGTGGCAGGGGAATGGGGAGGCTGTTTGGCATTTTGAAAACGTCACCTCTAAGGAAGTCATCTTCCACCTGTTCCACTTCTTTCTCTTCTgcctcttcttcctcttccattATTCTTTCCCGCTCTTTTTGTTCTCTTTCTAAAATCCTTCTCTCAGCATCCCGTTTTCTTTCTTCCTCCTGCCTGCTCTCCTTTTGCTTTTGCCttttctccctctcctcttcctccagctTGCTCCTGATTTTGTCCTCCTCTTTCCTCctttcctcttcctctctctgcttctcttcttcctcttccataCGCGATCGGATCTCTTCTTCTTCGCGGCGGCGCTCTTCGAACAGCTGCTTCTGCTTTTCCTCTTGCAGCTTCTTcttctccttcctcctcctcttgcGCTCCTGGTCCCTCTTCCGTAgccgctcctcctcctcctgtagctcctcctcttcctgctgCAGCAGCTGCTCGATCTCTGCCTGGCTCTTGGGGGGTGCCGACTCCAGCACACTCGGATCGTTGGGTTCTGAGGAATCGCCAGAAATTTCAGGACTGTCATGAACTGATTCTGTGTTCATCACGGAATGTTAGGATGATCATGATAGCGGAGATAAGACATGAATGACACAAagggaaagacagagagagattgTTAGTGTGGTAAAACACAAGGCCTAGGTTACAGCAATGTTCCCTTCAAGTCTTCTAGATTACATGCCAGTGTTAAAGTTTTTCACTTGATCTAAAAtgtcttttattgttgttttgtactaAAATATGAATTTTGAAGATTTTTACTTCAAGGGAACACAGCATTGAAAGGTTTTACACACATAAATGGATTGTATATGATAGTGTAGTCAGAAAGAAAAGACTTGGGTTGAATTGGTCTGATGAAGTTCTTCCTTGATACAGAGAACAGTAATAAATGTCGCTTTTTTTGAGCGATTTGtagttgttaaataaaaaaattgttcctAGTGTGTTAGCATTATTTTTCCTCTTTCATCAGCAAAATATCATTCATCTacgaacatgttttaaataacctTCACTCCAAGACCCTCAtctgtgttttttattacatCTGATCACTATCATCCCTTGTTATCTTCCCTCTCTAAAACCACACTGGCTTAAAGTGCAGCTCATTCAGAACTCTTTTgccaaaatgaataaacaaagtagATGCCTGCCAAATCCTCTATCCTCCATGTGCTACCCATCACCTGCCGTGAAACACATATTAGAAGATCCAGACTGCCATCTCTAAAGTGTATGTACGTGTAACAGGGtagaggctgggtgcaaaccggCAACCAAACGCATCGCAAATGAGCATCTCAGCCACACACATGGATACACTATCCTAAAGCTTGCATTCAGTGGCTATTGCCCCTTTGACATAAACCCTCACTCCCTCCCTGTGGAAATTTGAAATGTACCCTGCTGTGAATCTGGCTGGAGGCATGTGTCCACGTACACTTGCAGTCAAAAATGCTTTTCGTTGTATTTcctaaataaaaacagtgacgCTTCGCTAAGTCCACAGTTGCATCCTCAACCCACAGGCCTGTGTTGCCAAAGAACATGCTTGTTGTGTGTAGGCTGTAAGTAAAGGATATTGGAATGAAAATTATGTTGTTAGTAAATGTTGGCTTCATGCCATATAGTTAGAAACAACCATGCAATAGGGATTAGGCTACTTGCATGTATTTTTGGTTAACACAATCCACAGATTATATTGTCTCAAAACCAATTGGCTGGGCATGGAGAATCAACTTACCTTTCATGCTGGATGGTTACGTTTAATAAGTTTCCTTTGAAGGTAACTGTATTTAAAAGGCAGCTGCGGTTCCTGGCATGGCTCTGAACTGACCTCAATGAGGCAACTGTGGGTCAGTTACTAAGAGTGGAAAAATGGAAGCCTGTGCCAGCTGAGCACCAGTAAGCAGAAACCTCAGTGGATAAAGATGCGGTATTGACATGGATTGTAAGTGATGTACTTGGCAGATGATTTGGGATAGTGCAGTAAAAACTGACGTAACCTGTGGTGAAGTGTGCGCAGGAGGATTACAACGTTAATGCACGTCCTTTTTAatgaattgtaatttttttttcccttgatgtAAACAACATATTTGCTACAATTTTCCAAGACAACAAATTATTCCTAAAGCAGCTTCAGCACAATAATGACATGACTGCCCCCCCCCCTTAAGCCACTTTAGGAGGTTTTTTGTACATCAGCAAAAATCTCAGTTTCCATGTAAGTGTGTGTTTCCCCCTGCACCAGGAAGAAATgccctttattaaaataaagatttgtcTAAAGTGCAAAAACGCTGCAGTAAGATGAAAACCATATTTGCCTTTGATGTATCCAAAGACTTCATACAGTGCTCATATTTGTGGGATGTGTTTCtaatttaatgtgcacatttttttacATATGGAGCTGGGCAAAAAGTCTTTGCATCATTCTAGGATTACGAATGTAATATCTTCAAATGGCAACCctaaagtgttttttaattattattattattattattattattattattattattattattattattattattattattattatctgccctgtcaaaaataattacataataagAATTTTACTGAAATGGTGTGGCAATacagaagccctgctgctataAACTGTGTGAGAATCCaaggttggcaaggatggggttaaagctgtccctgccagcaatcacagttGTGGCCGTTCCCCtgttaggtaattgatgctaattggggagtggccacatgtataaaagtaAGGAGAACTCCTTTGTTTGAGAGTTGGTGAGTGTTTGAGTGGGTAACTGTGTTGaggtagtgaaggcgaatgcccagcctgcgtcttcttgttttgtttgagcattttattttgaaccctgtgcctgttttatttgttccagtgttttgtttgttggtttgataAACGTGCGTAACATCCCTTTAAATGCAACTTCATATCTCTGAGCCTCTCTTCTGTCTATACCTTGGGTCACAGCGCTATCCTGCCACAAGTGCAGACTCCGTTACCTACCCAAACAGTCACCTAACATTAActctcaaacaaaggatttctccttccttttTTTACATGtagccactccccaattagcatcaattacctaattggagaatggccacacctgtgattgctggcagggacagctttgacctcatccctgccaaccttgcattcccacacacacactctttacagcagcagggcttctgctctgccacagacaaCAGTTGGGTTCAAAATTAGAACCGAACGTGACTGAAATGGAGTATTCTGTATATTTATAGCATGCACATCAATTTTCGTTATATTATTACTTAAGATTCATGTTTGAAATACAAGATTTGAAATTACTTCCAGCAGAcgataaatgtattttgtatttgtctgtttttacTCCTAGGAAATCATCATAACATTTACATCTCTGAAGTTAAATGTAGTTTGCATTGTTATGTGGACaagtttaaacactttttttcttgtatgcgtgtagaatttttattttatctgattCTTGTCTACAGGTTATATTATTCC includes these proteins:
- the LOC121298140 gene encoding extracellular matrix protein 2-like isoform X1, whose protein sequence is MKARTLLVLVLLANLSFAFAQDESNPPATGKKRGQKQVIGRQQKQRPSDTPVLLGNVPVVKGEDDLTIFIDSYKGVNEFESNYNVVPGKKGQCTTFGGITMFNNAAWSPKPCVTCLCSNGNIACDEIKCLPLSCPIRVKPAGECCLICSDIESVHDSPEISGDSSEPNDPSVLESAPPKSQAEIEQLLQQEEEELQEEEERLRKRDQERKRRRKEKKKLQEEKQKQLFEERRREEEEIRSRMEEEEEKQREEEERRKEEDKIRSKLEEEEREKRQKQKESRQEEERKRDAERRILEREQKERERIMEEEEEAEEKEVEQVEDDFLRGDVFKMPNSLPIPLPPPHPAAPEGTPSLPPGCVISDITLSCSNAKLTSIPPLVDPQLKNLNLEGNSITTIPAAAFNGIPNLERIDLGKNKITSAGIDPQAFTNLKRLTRLYMDANMLAQIPQALPPTLEELKINENVLQIIDEDNFQDLNNLVTLELEGNILSEGTVNPSAFKPLTRLTYLRLGRNHFRTVPQGLPELLEELYLENNLIEEISEAAFNNSRKLNIISLRHNKLDESRLAPQAWINHENLESIDLSHNQLFHVPSFLPKSLLHLVLVGNPIERIPGFVFAHMEPGIEYLYLSFNKLSNDGIDPVSFFGAFHSLIELFLDHNELTAVPLGINKMKSLRFLRLNDNKIRNFEEHSICDAFNTDDSKIVALRLENNYIDTRRISRTAFSCVRSYSSVVLKPQKIK
- the LOC121298140 gene encoding extracellular matrix protein 2-like isoform X2: MKARTLLVLVLLANLSFAFAQDESNPPATGKKRGQKQVIGRQQKQRPSDTPVLLGNVPVVKGEDDLTIFIDSYKGVNEFESNYNVVPGKKGQCTTFGGITMFNNAAWSPKPCVTCLCSNGNIACDEIKCLPLSCPIRVKPAGECCLICSDIEPNDPSVLESAPPKSQAEIEQLLQQEEEELQEEEERLRKRDQERKRRRKEKKKLQEEKQKQLFEERRREEEEIRSRMEEEEEKQREEEERRKEEDKIRSKLEEEEREKRQKQKESRQEEERKRDAERRILEREQKERERIMEEEEEAEEKEVEQVEDDFLRGDVFKMPNSLPIPLPPPHPAAPEGTPSLPPGCVISDITLSCSNAKLTSIPPLVDPQLKNLNLEGNSITTIPAAAFNGIPNLERIDLGKNKITSAGIDPQAFTNLKRLTRLYMDANMLAQIPQALPPTLEELKINENVLQIIDEDNFQDLNNLVTLELEGNILSEGTVNPSAFKPLTRLTYLRLGRNHFRTVPQGLPELLEELYLENNLIEEISEAAFNNSRKLNIISLRHNKLDESRLAPQAWINHENLESIDLSHNQLFHVPSFLPKSLLHLVLVGNPIERIPGFVFAHMEPGIEYLYLSFNKLSNDGIDPVSFFGAFHSLIELFLDHNELTAVPLGINKMKSLRFLRLNDNKIRNFEEHSICDAFNTDDSKIVALRLENNYIDTRRISRTAFSCVRSYSSVVLKPQKIK